The Chryseobacterium suipulveris genome window below encodes:
- a CDS encoding quinol:cytochrome C oxidoreductase: protein MYSFSPKLRLYSIIFIVLGLILFGAGYFMNHGIDDARIEHMMEAAHSGGITAPTHSSEMVGPQDHQAHLDHATMQVHNQPLAAVHTIAVFLFALSCCALFFYSIQNAAHAGWPIIILRVMEAIASFIPWAGGALIILTILNAMHFGHLFHWMDPSLTTPGDAHFDPILYEKKIFLNIPFYVFRTVLYVVGATFFAWKLKSLSKKVDETKSRKVYASYYSWSVGYIVFFGFASALWAWDWLMSIDPHWYSTMYIWYAMVSALASSIAVIILISVYLKKNGFLPQFNDNHLHDLGVFLFATSMLWTYTWFAQFMLYWYANIPEEVNYFFGRFEYYRETFLPVMIFVFLLPLLVLVSSSIKRNYKVVTTMAVIVVCGQFMNYFNMVMPGTVGPYWKTPEVLLLNLGAVLLFVGLFVFVVMTALSKLKLIPTGNPFLKESEIYEYPF, encoded by the coding sequence ATGTATAGTTTTTCACCAAAATTAAGATTATATTCAATCATATTCATCGTTCTGGGATTAATACTTTTTGGAGCTGGTTACTTCATGAATCATGGTATTGATGATGCAAGAATTGAACATATGATGGAGGCGGCACATTCCGGTGGAATTACCGCACCTACGCATTCCAGTGAAATGGTAGGTCCGCAAGATCATCAAGCACATTTGGATCATGCAACGATGCAGGTTCACAACCAACCGCTTGCAGCAGTACACACCATTGCGGTATTCTTGTTCGCATTGAGCTGCTGTGCACTGTTTTTCTACAGTATCCAAAATGCTGCTCACGCAGGTTGGCCAATCATTATCCTGAGAGTAATGGAGGCAATCGCGTCATTCATTCCGTGGGCAGGAGGAGCGTTGATTATTTTAACCATCCTGAATGCAATGCATTTCGGGCATCTTTTCCACTGGATGGATCCATCGTTGACCACTCCTGGAGATGCACATTTTGACCCAATTCTTTACGAAAAGAAAATCTTCCTCAATATCCCTTTCTACGTATTCAGAACAGTTCTTTATGTAGTGGGTGCAACATTTTTTGCATGGAAGCTGAAGTCTCTTTCCAAAAAAGTTGATGAAACCAAGAGCAGAAAAGTTTACGCAAGCTATTACAGCTGGAGCGTTGGCTACATTGTATTCTTCGGATTCGCTTCTGCACTTTGGGCATGGGATTGGTTGATGTCGATTGATCCGCACTGGTATTCCACAATGTATATTTGGTATGCGATGGTAAGTGCTTTGGCGTCATCGATCGCGGTAATCATTTTGATCAGTGTTTACCTTAAGAAAAATGGTTTCCTTCCACAGTTTAATGACAACCATCTGCACGATTTGGGAGTATTCCTTTTTGCAACGAGCATGCTTTGGACTTATACCTGGTTCGCTCAGTTCATGTTGTACTGGTACGCAAACATTCCTGAAGAGGTTAACTACTTCTTCGGAAGATTCGAATACTACAGAGAAACTTTCCTTCCAGTGATGATTTTCGTTTTCTTGCTTCCATTATTGGTATTGGTAAGTTCGAGCATCAAGAGAAATTACAAGGTGGTGACTACCATGGCGGTAATCGTAGTTTGCGGTCAGTTTATGAACTACTTCAATATGGTGATGCCGGGAACAGTTGGACCTTACTGGAAAACTCCAGAAGTTCTTCTATTGAATCTTGGAGCAGTATTACTGTTTGTAGGATTGTTCGTTTTCGTCGTGATGACGGCACTTTCTAAGCTTAAACTCATCCCGACAGGAAACCCATTCCTGAAAGAATCTGAGATTTATGAATATCCGTTCTAA
- a CDS encoding TAT-variant-translocated molybdopterin oxidoreductase encodes MSSNKIQFRSIHELEDPTLTGRLAQKEFLEEIPVDEKTGELKANESEQSGTSRRDFLKLLGFSTAAVTLAACEAPVIKTIPYVVKPHEIIPGVPNYYASTYFDGYDFASVLVKTREGRPIKIEPNPMANALGKTNARAQASVLSLYDNDKVKQPKLDGKDETFDKVDDFVIKGLTSAQASGKKIVLLSHSFASPTFKKLFADFKTKFPTAELVTYDSVPYSAALDAAQEVFGQRALPVYDLSKTQLVVSFQADFLGEFNGGTLETSYAAARKPGADMLRHIQVESNMSLTGANADTRIQLKPSAVNKVLVEVYNGLNGGSVSKEAGEIVKELQAKGSNAVVFADGSKAAHVLAHLINQKLASTAFTGKANFLKEFDGARYQEFLSWMNSGQVGVLITNNVNPIYSSNKGENFKSLVAKVPTVVAIADKKNEMYKAAKAVIPVANWLESWGDMAPQTGVYTLMQPTIQKIYKSRQIEDSLLVWMNGKGNPANNYYDYLKANATTLIGGTTFNKALYNGVLEGGNTATLAYTGGNAAQAATELASFKASDLELVLYTKTAMGDGTQANNPWLQELPDPITRMTWDNYLTISPKDAKRLGIKNNLNARMQLDGSIVNLTANGVTIKNVPVFVQPGQAEGSLGLALGYGKKDSGKVAETGVNAYPLFDGSNTVLSNVTIEKTGEEHEFAGMQLQNTLMGRYEIAREVPLDTFLNVKFDDEKDGWNKPLEYHTIGGALPAAKVDLWDAFDDTDGPHFNLSIDLNSCTGCGACIIACQAENNVPVVGKKEVRMSRDMFWLRIDRYYTTDIPAGMDKNKDGKLSQAEAVDAGLDVPGMYGHFLSKESGILNHPADNPDVIFQPVMCQHCNHAPCETVCPVAATSHGKQGQNQMAYNRCIGTRYCANNCPYKVRRFNWFTYNLNDKFDYNQNNDLGRMVLNPDVVVRTRGVMEKCSMCIQMTQNVILEAKKEGRVVKDGEFSTACVNACSTGAMKFGDMNDKASEVRSLYGSNRRYTLLEEIGTKPNVFYHTKVRNRKENKV; translated from the coding sequence ATGTCTTCAAATAAAATACAATTCAGAAGTATCCACGAACTGGAAGATCCAACCTTAACAGGAAGGTTGGCTCAAAAGGAATTCCTTGAGGAAATCCCAGTGGATGAAAAAACGGGAGAGTTAAAAGCAAACGAATCTGAGCAGAGCGGAACTTCTCGTAGAGATTTCCTTAAGCTTCTTGGTTTCTCCACCGCTGCTGTAACTTTGGCAGCTTGTGAAGCTCCCGTGATCAAAACGATTCCTTATGTGGTGAAGCCGCACGAAATTATTCCGGGAGTCCCAAACTATTACGCATCTACTTATTTTGACGGTTACGACTTCGCAAGTGTTTTAGTGAAAACCAGAGAAGGAAGACCGATCAAGATTGAACCAAACCCGATGGCAAACGCATTAGGTAAAACCAATGCAAGAGCACAGGCATCAGTTCTTTCACTCTATGATAACGACAAAGTAAAGCAGCCAAAACTTGACGGTAAAGATGAAACTTTCGACAAAGTTGACGATTTCGTTATTAAAGGATTGACTTCAGCACAGGCAAGCGGAAAGAAAATCGTACTTCTTTCGCATTCTTTCGCGTCACCGACTTTCAAGAAATTGTTTGCCGACTTCAAGACGAAATTTCCTACTGCGGAACTGGTAACTTATGATTCTGTTCCTTATTCTGCAGCTTTGGATGCAGCTCAGGAAGTTTTCGGACAGAGAGCTTTGCCGGTTTACGACCTTTCTAAAACTCAATTGGTCGTTTCTTTCCAGGCGGATTTCTTGGGTGAATTCAACGGTGGAACTTTAGAAACCTCTTATGCAGCGGCAAGAAAGCCAGGTGCGGATATGTTGAGACACATTCAGGTTGAATCGAACATGTCTTTGACTGGAGCCAATGCTGATACAAGAATCCAGTTGAAACCAAGCGCCGTAAACAAAGTGCTTGTTGAAGTTTATAACGGATTAAATGGAGGTTCCGTAAGCAAAGAAGCGGGCGAAATTGTAAAAGAACTTCAAGCAAAAGGAAGCAACGCTGTTGTTTTCGCGGACGGTTCTAAAGCTGCCCACGTTTTAGCGCACCTCATTAACCAAAAACTAGCATCAACCGCTTTCACAGGTAAGGCAAACTTCCTGAAAGAATTTGACGGAGCGAGATATCAGGAATTCCTTTCTTGGATGAACTCGGGTCAAGTTGGCGTGTTGATCACCAATAACGTAAACCCAATCTATTCCAGCAATAAAGGAGAAAACTTCAAATCTCTTGTAGCAAAAGTACCTACAGTGGTTGCAATTGCCGACAAGAAAAATGAAATGTACAAAGCTGCGAAAGCGGTAATTCCTGTTGCTAACTGGTTGGAATCTTGGGGAGATATGGCGCCGCAAACAGGTGTTTATACATTGATGCAACCAACGATCCAAAAGATCTATAAATCAAGACAGATTGAGGATTCCCTTCTTGTTTGGATGAACGGAAAAGGAAATCCTGCAAATAACTATTACGATTACCTTAAAGCAAACGCAACAACCTTAATCGGTGGAACTACTTTCAACAAAGCACTTTACAATGGTGTCTTAGAAGGCGGAAATACAGCGACACTTGCTTACACAGGAGGAAACGCAGCACAGGCAGCAACCGAATTGGCTAGCTTCAAAGCATCTGATTTGGAACTGGTGCTTTATACCAAAACCGCGATGGGAGACGGAACTCAGGCAAACAATCCATGGTTGCAAGAATTGCCGGATCCGATTACGAGAATGACCTGGGACAACTACCTGACTATTTCTCCGAAAGATGCGAAGCGTTTAGGAATCAAGAACAATCTGAATGCGAGAATGCAGTTGGACGGCTCTATCGTGAACCTTACTGCAAATGGAGTTACCATTAAGAACGTTCCCGTTTTTGTACAGCCAGGTCAAGCTGAAGGTTCACTCGGTCTTGCCTTGGGTTACGGTAAAAAAGATTCAGGTAAAGTTGCTGAAACTGGTGTAAACGCTTATCCATTGTTTGATGGTTCTAACACTGTTCTATCAAATGTAACGATCGAAAAAACTGGTGAAGAGCACGAGTTCGCAGGAATGCAGCTTCAGAATACTTTGATGGGCCGTTACGAAATTGCGAGAGAAGTTCCTCTTGACACTTTCCTTAACGTAAAATTTGATGACGAAAAAGACGGTTGGAATAAACCATTGGAATATCACACGATCGGTGGAGCACTTCCTGCAGCGAAAGTTGACCTTTGGGATGCTTTTGATGATACGGATGGGCCACACTTCAACTTGTCAATCGACCTGAACTCATGTACTGGTTGTGGAGCGTGTATCATCGCTTGTCAAGCAGAAAACAACGTTCCTGTAGTTGGTAAGAAAGAGGTGAGAATGTCCAGAGATATGTTCTGGTTAAGAATCGACCGTTACTACACCACCGATATTCCAGCAGGAATGGATAAGAACAAAGACGGCAAACTTTCTCAAGCAGAAGCAGTCGACGCAGGTCTTGATGTTCCTGGAATGTATGGTCACTTCCTGAGCAAAGAAAGCGGTATTCTGAACCACCCTGCAGATAATCCGGATGTAATTTTCCAACCGGTGATGTGTCAGCACTGTAACCACGCTCCTTGTGAAACAGTTTGTCCGGTTGCGGCAACTTCGCACGGTAAGCAGGGACAGAACCAAATGGCTTATAACAGATGTATCGGTACAAGATATTGTGCAAACAACTGTCCGTATAAAGTAAGAAGATTCAACTGGTTTACTTATAACCTTAACGATAAGTTCGACTACAACCAAAACAACGATTTAGGAAGAATGGTACTGAATCCTGACGTGGTGGTAAGAACGAGAGGGGTTATGGAGAAATGTTCAATGTGTATCCAAATGACTCAGAACGTAATTCTTGAAGCCAAGAAAGAGGGAAGAGTTGTGAAAGACGGCGAATTCTCCACAGCTTGTGTGAATGCTTGTTCTACCGGAGCAATGAAGTTCGGGGATATGAACGACAAAGCTTCTGAAGTAAGATCACTTTACGGAAGCAACAGAAGATACACCTTGCTCGAGGAAATCGGTACGAAACCAAACGTTTTCTACCACACTAAAGTAAGAAACAGAAAAGAAAATAAAGTTTAA
- the nrfD gene encoding NrfD/PsrC family molybdoenzyme membrane anchor subunit, giving the protein MSGHYEAPIREPLIIGHKTYHDISEDIARPIEERAGKLWWVSFWVALTLFVYGFGCIAYTIGTGIGAWGLNRTNNWGWDITNFVWWVGIGHAGTLISAVLLLFRQRWRMSVNRSAEAMTIFAVVQAAIFPVIHMGRVWVGYWVFPLPNQFGSLWTNFNSPLLWDVFAISTYFSVSTVFWFMGLIPDFAMIRDRAKTPWTKRIYTFLAFGWGGKAKHWQRFEELSLVLAGLATPLVFSVHTTVSFDFATSVIKGWHSTIYPPYFVAGAIFSGFAMVQTLLLVARKVCHLEEYITMYHIEIMNIVIIVTGGMVTVAYAAEYFIAWYSGSRYEDFTYLSPGAATGPYWWAFWSLIICNLVVPASFWFKRLRTNIIWTFIVALIINIGMWFERFDIIVINIARDYLPSGWTMFKPTIIDVGVFLGTIGFFSVLFLLYARTFPVIAQAELKTILKISGETYKAKEEDEHH; this is encoded by the coding sequence ATGTCAGGACATTACGAAGCTCCGATAAGGGAACCTTTAATTATTGGTCACAAAACTTATCATGATATTTCAGAAGATATCGCACGACCTATCGAAGAAAGAGCCGGAAAACTATGGTGGGTTTCATTTTGGGTGGCTTTAACGCTATTCGTTTATGGATTCGGCTGTATTGCTTACACCATCGGAACCGGAATCGGTGCATGGGGACTCAACAGAACCAACAACTGGGGATGGGATATTACCAACTTCGTATGGTGGGTAGGTATCGGTCACGCCGGAACGCTGATTTCTGCGGTACTATTGTTATTTAGACAAAGATGGAGAATGTCGGTAAACCGCTCTGCTGAGGCGATGACCATCTTCGCGGTAGTTCAGGCGGCAATCTTCCCGGTAATTCACATGGGTAGAGTTTGGGTTGGTTATTGGGTATTCCCGTTGCCAAACCAGTTCGGTTCACTTTGGACCAACTTCAACTCGCCGCTACTTTGGGACGTATTTGCGATCTCTACTTATTTCTCCGTATCGACCGTTTTCTGGTTTATGGGATTGATTCCGGACTTCGCGATGATCAGAGATCGCGCAAAAACTCCATGGACGAAAAGAATCTACACCTTCCTTGCATTTGGATGGGGCGGTAAAGCAAAGCACTGGCAAAGATTCGAGGAACTTTCACTCGTTTTGGCAGGTTTGGCAACACCACTTGTATTCTCGGTTCACACCACAGTATCCTTCGACTTCGCGACATCGGTTATCAAAGGATGGCACTCCACAATTTATCCTCCTTACTTCGTTGCCGGTGCGATTTTCTCAGGATTCGCAATGGTACAGACGCTTTTGTTGGTTGCACGAAAAGTTTGTCACCTCGAAGAGTACATCACCATGTACCACATCGAGATTATGAACATCGTAATCATCGTAACAGGAGGTATGGTTACCGTAGCTTATGCAGCGGAATATTTCATCGCATGGTATTCAGGTTCAAGATATGAGGATTTCACGTATCTTTCACCGGGTGCCGCTACAGGTCCTTATTGGTGGGCTTTCTGGTCACTGATCATCTGTAACCTTGTAGTTCCTGCATCGTTTTGGTTCAAGAGATTGAGAACAAACATTATCTGGACTTTCATCGTGGCATTGATCATCAATATCGGGATGTGGTTCGAGCGTTTCGACATTATCGTAATCAACATTGCAAGAGATTACTTGCCTTCAGGTTGGACGATGTTTAAACCTACAATTATCGACGTGGGCGTATTCCTCGGAACAATCGGGTTCTTCTCTGTACTGTTCCTTCTTTACGCAAGAACATTCCCGGTAATCGCACAGGCGGAATTGAAGACTATTTTGAAAATTTCAGGTGAAACTTATAAAGCTAAAGAAGAAGATGAGCACCACTAA
- a CDS encoding PIN domain-containing protein, whose amino-acid sequence MLKQIGEENIAISDITTAEIFFGARDRKDLIFLEKQLQQIAKLAVNESTSKLAVELIIKYSLSDRLSLADAFIASTAIQYDFPLFTLKDFRYIDGLQLYPSL is encoded by the coding sequence TTGTTAAAGCAAATTGGCGAAGAAAATATTGCTATTTCAGATATTACCACAGCAGAAATTTTTTTCGGAGCAAGAGATCGAAAAGACTTAATTTTTCTAGAAAAACAACTCCAACAGATCGCAAAGCTTGCAGTAAATGAAAGTACTTCTAAATTAGCGGTTGAACTCATCATTAAATATTCCCTTTCAGATCGACTTTCACTTGCAGATGCGTTTATTGCTTCCACCGCAATTCAATATGATTTTCCTTTATTCACATTGAAAGACTTTAGATATATCGACGGGCTTCAACTTTATCCATCCTTGTAA
- a CDS encoding c-type cytochrome, whose translation MISWRKHYKRGLIAIGLLLSTSASIYAQGDAKNGEKLFKANCTACHALDKQMVGPALGGIVEKLKTEQNLDTDWLHKWIKDNKALRESGDKYANEIFAKFNKVEMLPFPNLSDQDINDILEYTTNPPAPEPAADAAAAVDTNSVAALEAAKKDSLNSKIILISLLTIGGLLLWLLLRLRQLVKLQQTDELAGLNATRATSFADLYKKYDYVGKGILALLGILACYGIWNWMMWIGVYKGYKPEQPIHFSHKIHAGDNKIDCQLCHSSAKYGKVSEIPSMNVCMNCHRNISEYKGKYMEPGKDKAFYDAEIQKIYAATGWDPGKQQYTGKTQPVEWVRIHNMPDFVYFNHAQHVVAGEQAIINSHNKKNPNAKIDVVCKACHGQVDTMNVVQMANDFTMGWCIECHRTTEVDMNNGYNKEYFKNLHDKLKKQYPQSEGKITVDAIGGLECGKCHY comes from the coding sequence ATGATTAGTTGGAGAAAGCATTACAAAAGGGGTCTGATTGCAATAGGACTGTTGTTATCGACCAGTGCTTCTATTTACGCTCAAGGTGACGCCAAAAACGGCGAAAAGCTTTTCAAGGCAAACTGTACTGCGTGTCACGCCCTGGATAAACAAATGGTGGGACCTGCATTGGGCGGAATAGTTGAAAAACTGAAAACTGAGCAGAATCTGGATACAGACTGGCTGCACAAATGGATTAAGGACAATAAGGCGCTTCGCGAATCGGGTGACAAGTATGCCAACGAAATTTTTGCGAAGTTCAACAAGGTTGAAATGCTTCCGTTCCCTAATCTTTCTGACCAGGACATCAACGATATCTTAGAATACACCACCAATCCTCCTGCGCCGGAACCGGCTGCAGATGCAGCAGCAGCGGTTGATACGAATTCTGTTGCAGCACTGGAAGCGGCTAAGAAAGATTCTTTAAACTCCAAAATCATTTTAATTTCACTTCTTACAATCGGGGGCTTGCTTCTTTGGTTGTTATTGAGGTTGAGACAGTTGGTGAAACTGCAGCAAACCGATGAGTTGGCGGGACTTAACGCAACCCGAGCTACTTCTTTTGCGGATCTCTACAAAAAATACGACTATGTTGGTAAAGGAATCCTTGCCTTGCTGGGAATTCTCGCTTGCTACGGAATCTGGAACTGGATGATGTGGATCGGCGTTTATAAAGGTTACAAGCCGGAACAGCCAATTCACTTCTCGCATAAAATCCATGCCGGAGACAATAAGATCGATTGCCAACTTTGCCACTCTTCGGCGAAATACGGAAAAGTTTCCGAAATTCCTTCAATGAACGTTTGTATGAACTGTCACCGAAATATTTCCGAGTACAAAGGAAAATATATGGAGCCAGGAAAAGACAAAGCTTTCTATGATGCCGAAATCCAAAAAATTTACGCAGCTACAGGTTGGGATCCAGGAAAACAGCAGTACACCGGGAAAACTCAACCGGTTGAATGGGTGAGAATCCACAATATGCCTGATTTCGTTTACTTCAACCACGCACAGCACGTAGTTGCAGGTGAGCAGGCGATCATTAATTCCCATAACAAGAAAAATCCTAACGCGAAAATCGATGTGGTTTGTAAAGCTTGTCACGGACAGGTGGATACGATGAACGTAGTGCAGATGGCAAACGATTTCACAATGGGATGGTGTATCGAGTGTCACAGAACAACGGAAGTTGATATGAACAACGGTTATAATAAAGAATACTTCAAAAATCTACACGACAAACTGAAAAAACAGTATCCTCAATCTGAAGGAAAAATCACCGTAGATGCGATTGGAGGTCTTGAATGTGGTAAATGTCATTATTAA
- a CDS encoding DUF3341 domain-containing protein, whose product MSTTKRIYGIYADDDDLLNGVHACNDKGIKIAEVYTPFPVHGLDKALGLRKTRISDAAFIYAVYGVTIGILVTWYTMNHDWPQNIGGKPAFTWGENMLAFVVPMFELMVFCAAHMMSLTFLVRNKMYPGCPPQNPDPRTTDDKFMMEFVTDNVDAVKQILIDTNVEEITVKDA is encoded by the coding sequence ATGAGCACCACTAAAAGAATATACGGTATCTATGCCGACGACGATGACTTACTGAACGGCGTTCATGCGTGCAACGACAAGGGAATCAAGATTGCGGAAGTTTACACGCCTTTCCCAGTGCACGGTCTTGACAAAGCTTTAGGTTTAAGAAAGACAAGAATCTCCGACGCTGCCTTTATTTATGCAGTATATGGAGTAACGATAGGAATCTTGGTGACTTGGTACACCATGAATCACGACTGGCCACAAAATATCGGTGGTAAACCCGCATTCACCTGGGGCGAAAACATGCTTGCATTTGTGGTTCCGATGTTTGAATTGATGGTTTTCTGTGCAGCACACATGATGTCGCTTACCTTCCTGGTAAGAAATAAGATGTATCCTGGTTGTCCACCACAAAACCCGGACCCAAGAACTACCGATGACAAATTTATGATGGAATTTGTAACCGACAATGTGGACGCAGTGAAACAAATCCTGATTGATACTAATGTAGAAGAAATAACTGTAAAAGATGCTTAA
- a CDS encoding DUF2797 domain-containing protein: protein MHFQGQILKMTTQNGKPIQYFLNLSNDLINMNQLIGKKMRIKHIGYQCINCGSDEKIYRMGFCKKCFFESPYASDTIIRPELSTAHLGIEERDLEIEKTIQLQPHVVYLAYTGDVKVGVTRESQIPTRWIDQGATFALPIAKTENRYEAGMIEVALKEHLADKTNWKKMLEDDFEDDLDLADFREKVKNYFPTDFQNFYRDDNEIVQLDYPYEKPEKINSFTLDKNPEFEGILRGIKGQYISFDGGNFMNVRGHEGYVIELQTGL, encoded by the coding sequence ATGCACTTCCAGGGACAAATCCTAAAAATGACTACCCAAAACGGAAAACCCATCCAATATTTTCTGAATCTTTCTAATGATTTGATTAATATGAATCAGCTGATTGGAAAGAAAATGAGAATAAAGCACATCGGTTACCAATGTATAAATTGCGGCAGCGACGAGAAAATCTACCGAATGGGATTCTGCAAGAAGTGCTTTTTCGAAAGTCCGTACGCAAGCGATACGATTATCCGACCCGAACTTTCCACCGCGCATTTGGGAATTGAGGAACGCGATCTTGAAATTGAAAAAACGATCCAGCTGCAACCGCACGTTGTATATCTCGCGTACACAGGTGACGTGAAAGTCGGTGTGACGCGCGAATCGCAAATTCCTACACGTTGGATTGACCAGGGAGCAACGTTCGCTTTACCGATTGCAAAAACCGAAAACCGCTACGAAGCGGGAATGATCGAGGTTGCACTGAAAGAACACCTCGCCGACAAAACCAACTGGAAAAAAATGCTCGAAGATGATTTTGAGGATGATTTAGATTTGGCCGATTTCCGCGAAAAGGTGAAAAACTATTTTCCGACAGATTTCCAGAATTTCTACCGTGACGACAACGAGATCGTGCAACTCGATTATCCGTACGAAAAACCCGAAAAAATCAACTCGTTCACGCTCGACAAAAATCCTGAATTCGAAGGTATTTTAAGAGGAATTAAAGGTCAGTACATCTCTTTCGACGGTGGAAATTTCATGAATGTTAGAGGACATGAAGGGTATGTGATTGAGTTACAGACAGGTCTGTAA
- a CDS encoding c-type cytochrome, whose protein sequence is MTKNILKITAILGFAAISLSSCSKQNPPLVYFPDMYFPVAYDPLAKAEDAYSKHENEIPAFVKQNGATGLGPVNGTVAQNKEGVADEAANTAMTMDQYNAGYDASKLVTASPLDPANQQKDLERGKDLYNKTCAACHGTGGDGQGSIVASGAYSGVPNYKDRQITVGSVHYVLTNGRNAMGSFAGQLKPGDRWRVAMYVMNEFKGGINPAPAAPATATATTPDPATAAPAPADAAAASVTTSPKK, encoded by the coding sequence ATGACAAAGAATATTTTAAAAATTACAGCTATCTTAGGTTTTGCAGCAATTTCATTGAGTTCTTGCAGCAAGCAGAACCCACCTTTGGTATATTTCCCCGACATGTATTTCCCGGTAGCATACGATCCTTTGGCTAAAGCAGAAGACGCTTACTCAAAACATGAGAACGAAATCCCTGCTTTCGTAAAACAAAACGGAGCGACTGGATTAGGTCCTGTAAACGGAACTGTTGCGCAAAACAAAGAAGGAGTTGCCGACGAAGCTGCAAATACAGCGATGACAATGGATCAGTATAATGCAGGATATGACGCATCAAAATTGGTGACCGCTTCACCACTTGATCCGGCAAATCAGCAGAAAGATCTTGAAAGAGGCAAAGACCTTTACAACAAAACCTGTGCAGCATGTCACGGAACTGGTGGCGACGGACAGGGATCGATTGTAGCGAGCGGTGCCTATTCCGGAGTACCAAACTATAAAGACCGTCAGATCACGGTTGGTTCAGTACATTATGTTTTGACCAATGGTAGAAACGCGATGGGCTCATTTGCAGGTCAACTGAAACCAGGTGACAGATGGAGAGTTGCAATGTATGTGATGAATGAATTTAAAGGAGGAATTAATCCGGCTCCTGCAGCGCCTGCAACAGCCACTGCAACCACACCGGATCCTGCGACAGCCGCTCCTGCTCCTGCAGATGCTGCCGCAGCAAGTGTAACAACCAGTCCTAAAAAATAA
- a CDS encoding SPOR domain-containing protein — translation MKSILKIFSVLILITTNFVGAQLVVKNDTISGTPLSISMDKRIDNLMSDMEDKCATRSTTSSGENTANDSSTRNTAPKIVVPERELTQAEICRRNPRIMGYKIQLAVVKSNEEAREVGMYFRRRFPNMKVEIDASLRPNYKVMAGSYLTKQSAAPDLAKIKPYFNSALAIQYRVFCVEAK, via the coding sequence ATGAAATCCATTCTGAAGATATTCTCTGTCCTTATTCTTATCACCACGAATTTTGTTGGAGCACAACTTGTTGTGAAAAACGACACGATTTCTGGCACACCACTTTCCATCAGTATGGACAAGCGCATTGATAATTTGATGAGCGACATGGAAGACAAATGCGCTACGAGATCGACGACTAGTAGTGGAGAAAATACCGCAAACGACTCTTCAACAAGAAATACTGCACCAAAAATTGTTGTTCCTGAAAGAGAACTTACCCAAGCGGAAATCTGCAGGAGAAACCCCAGAATTATGGGCTACAAGATTCAGCTCGCCGTGGTAAAAAGCAATGAGGAAGCGAGAGAAGTCGGAATGTACTTTCGCAGAAGATTCCCAAATATGAAGGTGGAGATCGATGCGTCATTAAGACCCAATTATAAAGTAATGGCGGGAAGCTACCTCACGAAACAAAGCGCCGCTCCTGACCTTGCAAAAATCAAACCATACTTTAATTCCGCTTTAGCGATCCAGTATAGGGTTTTCTGTGTGGAAGCAAAATAA